From the genome of Lentilactobacillus buchneri, one region includes:
- a CDS encoding ABC transporter ATP-binding protein: protein MDKLIETRQLTFTYPDASIPVLQGVNLTINRGEFIVIAGATGSGKTTLINHFKKELLPNGHRSGKVLVKQQAITDLSKLASAKTIGYVGQDPTTQPIMTTVIDELAFGLENIGIKSAEIERRIAELANYLGLDELLHQDMHELSGGQLQLVNLASVLILRPEVLLFDEPTAQLDPLSSRHFFDVLERIHQELGMTIVMTEHNLGTALGLADRMILLQNQRVTFQGQPAVGIPKMMTDPDLAAFVPAVSRLFLDNHLETTGLPISVAAGQAAISKHHLEFTAHTDQPMVVESSTTILAAKEISFSFDKQVNVVDHLNLQLPAGDWLSIVGKNGSGKSTLLTMLAGLRVPQHGKITFNNQKVWRIPTAARIQQLSFLSQTPALQFGAETVQEELHQQAAELQLEFPDKQVKMIVDRLQLNDLLDQSPFDLSSGQQQLLGIAIALLANPKLLILDEPTKGLDPMAKQALGQLLTTINQAGTTILMASHDMEFCAAYSLHCAFMFDGHLNTVLPTRSFFSGNFFFTTAINRLLRRQVPDAMLVSDVRLSEGTSEHVE, encoded by the coding sequence ATGGACAAATTAATTGAAACTAGACAGCTCACATTTACATATCCCGATGCTTCCATCCCAGTCTTGCAAGGGGTTAATTTGACCATCAACCGAGGGGAGTTTATCGTCATCGCCGGGGCGACTGGCAGCGGTAAAACCACGTTAATTAATCATTTCAAAAAAGAACTGCTCCCCAATGGCCACCGAAGCGGCAAGGTATTGGTTAAGCAGCAAGCCATTACGGATCTTTCCAAATTAGCCAGCGCTAAAACAATTGGGTACGTTGGGCAAGATCCCACTACTCAGCCGATTATGACAACGGTGATTGACGAGCTGGCGTTCGGCCTTGAAAATATCGGTATCAAGAGCGCTGAAATTGAACGGCGGATCGCCGAATTGGCTAATTATTTGGGCCTGGACGAACTACTGCACCAAGATATGCATGAACTGTCCGGTGGTCAATTGCAACTGGTTAATTTGGCCTCGGTGTTAATTTTGCGGCCGGAAGTGCTTTTGTTCGATGAACCGACTGCCCAACTGGATCCGCTTTCCAGCCGGCATTTTTTTGATGTTTTGGAACGGATTCATCAAGAGCTGGGAATGACGATTGTAATGACCGAGCATAACTTGGGAACCGCATTGGGATTGGCTGACCGGATGATCCTCTTACAAAATCAGCGGGTTACTTTTCAAGGGCAGCCGGCAGTCGGCATTCCGAAGATGATGACAGATCCCGATCTGGCGGCTTTTGTGCCAGCTGTGTCGCGGCTATTTTTGGATAATCATCTTGAGACAACCGGGCTGCCAATTTCCGTTGCCGCCGGTCAGGCAGCTATCAGCAAGCACCACCTGGAGTTCACCGCTCACACGGACCAGCCGATGGTCGTCGAGTCGTCAACGACCATCTTAGCAGCCAAAGAGATCTCGTTTTCATTCGACAAACAGGTAAATGTGGTTGATCATTTGAACTTGCAATTACCTGCTGGCGACTGGCTTTCGATTGTCGGCAAGAACGGCTCTGGCAAGTCAACGCTGTTAACGATGCTGGCTGGCTTGCGAGTTCCACAGCATGGAAAAATTACTTTTAACAATCAAAAGGTCTGGCGGATTCCAACAGCAGCCAGAATCCAGCAGCTTTCTTTTCTCTCTCAAACCCCGGCCCTGCAGTTTGGGGCTGAAACGGTCCAAGAGGAGTTGCACCAGCAAGCTGCCGAACTTCAGCTAGAATTTCCCGACAAACAGGTTAAAATGATAGTTGACCGATTGCAACTTAACGATCTGCTTGACCAAAGTCCATTTGATTTGAGCAGCGGCCAACAACAGCTGTTGGGGATTGCCATTGCGTTACTGGCTAACCCGAAATTGTTAATCTTGGATGAACCGACTAAGGGGCTTGATCCGATGGCCAAACAAGCTTTGGGACAGTTATTGACGACCATCAACCAGGCTGGAACGACCATCCTGATGGCCAGTCACGATATGGAATTTTGCGCGGCATACTCACTGCACTGCGCCTTCATGTTTGACGGCCATTTGAACACAGTCTTACCAACCAGATCGTTTTTTTCTGGGAATTTCTTTTTTACCACCGCGATTAATCGGCTGCTGAGAAGGCAGGTGCCCGATGCAATGCTGGTGAGTGACGTTAGATTATCTGAAGGGACGAGTGAACATGTCGAATAA
- a CDS encoding ECF transporter S component produces the protein MSNKRRAKVIGQILLVSVLIAGFLVLTTLLKNKHFLLFSFMLLLCSILPAYWRFEREPLKTQTLMFLAILIALAVAGRVPFASLPSVQAASFVIILGGISLGPELGFVTGSTTALVSNMFLGQGPWTPWQMFAWGLMGLTAGLIGRTQLRHKVMPMIIFGGVWGFVYGWIMDLWFALAYVNPLTMKSFILAFTASAGFDLVHCLSNVVLIALLYRSWEKLIDRLNRKYNFLPTKTH, from the coding sequence ATGTCGAATAAGCGGCGAGCCAAAGTGATCGGTCAAATATTGCTCGTCTCGGTGTTGATCGCCGGGTTTTTGGTATTGACGACGTTACTGAAAAATAAGCATTTTTTGTTGTTTAGCTTCATGCTTTTGTTATGTAGTATTTTGCCGGCCTATTGGCGGTTTGAGCGCGAGCCGTTAAAGACCCAAACGCTAATGTTTTTGGCGATTCTGATTGCCTTGGCGGTCGCCGGCAGAGTGCCGTTCGCCTCGCTTCCCAGTGTTCAGGCTGCCAGCTTTGTCATTATCCTCGGCGGGATTTCGCTGGGACCGGAGCTGGGGTTTGTGACCGGCTCGACCACCGCCTTAGTTTCAAATATGTTCTTGGGACAGGGACCTTGGACGCCGTGGCAGATGTTTGCCTGGGGATTGATGGGCTTGACTGCCGGGCTGATTGGCCGGACTCAGCTTCGCCACAAGGTAATGCCAATGATTATCTTTGGCGGTGTCTGGGGATTTGTCTACGGCTGGATCATGGATCTGTGGTTTGCCTTGGCATATGTCAATCCGCTGACCATGAAGTCCTTTATTTTGGCCTTTACCGCCAGCGCCGGTTTCGATCTTGTGCACTGTCTTTCCAACGTTGTCTTAATTGCATTGTTGTATCGTTCCTGGGAAAAATTAATTGACCGACTGAATCGGAAATATAATTTTTTACCAACCAAAACTCATTAA
- a CDS encoding DUF4430 domain-containing protein: MKKAIGIVIGVILVLGMAFGVREVIANQAAQHPRTEKAAKMDSGSQPKATSSSQVSHPVKARKAKDKGSQAKHQSQAKKASQSSTADSSSSSQVTSNKPSSSSSKSQTKQAVTNKPKSTSKQSRPKQKASPASTGKAYLKVSGYKKLFYSGNLHIIKKTTAFTLLQQTKLKITYTSSPAIYVSAINGLKENDIKVGSGWMYSVNGKYVDKSAGDKLIKPGDKVHWYFTTEGFK; the protein is encoded by the coding sequence ATGAAAAAAGCAATTGGAATTGTCATTGGTGTGATTTTGGTGTTGGGGATGGCATTTGGCGTCAGGGAGGTCATCGCAAATCAGGCCGCCCAGCATCCTCGAACCGAGAAAGCCGCTAAGATGGATTCGGGCAGTCAGCCAAAGGCCACCTCAAGTTCTCAAGTGAGCCATCCAGTTAAGGCGAGAAAAGCCAAAGACAAAGGTTCCCAGGCAAAGCATCAATCACAAGCCAAAAAGGCCAGTCAATCAAGCACTGCTGACTCGTCGTCAAGTAGTCAAGTTACCAGTAACAAGCCCAGCAGTTCGAGCTCGAAATCACAGACAAAACAGGCAGTAACCAATAAGCCTAAATCGACTTCTAAGCAGTCTCGGCCAAAGCAAAAAGCCTCACCAGCGTCAACTGGTAAGGCTTATCTAAAGGTTTCCGGATACAAAAAGCTGTTTTATTCTGGCAATTTGCACATTATTAAGAAGACGACCGCGTTTACATTGCTCCAGCAAACCAAGCTGAAGATCACCTACACCAGTAGCCCGGCAATCTACGTCAGTGCCATCAATGGGCTGAAAGAAAACGACATTAAGGTCGGCAGCGGCTGGATGTACTCGGTGAACGGCAAGTACGTTGATAAGTCAGCTGGTGATAAGTTGATTAAACCGGGAGATAAGGTTCACTGGTACTTTACGACGGAGGGATTCAAGTAG
- a CDS encoding electron transfer flavoprotein subunit alpha/FixB family protein has translation MDNNEIWVYVETVGSRIEPTSLQLITKAKAIADGRKVVAVLPEASTIKAENSLQAYGPDRVETLVDDHFTNATDEEIADALFQVLDQNRPNSLLFPATILGRSIAPRLQAKLQTGLTGDCLDIFYENDLLVQVKPTYGDNVMCDIVCPEKRPQMVTVRPNTFRAERVTDSQTKVVKASFTFHKEGNSQIIATDPIINSSSKLDDAKVVIALGRGAYSAKNIQLAQDLAAKLGGMVGVSRPLTDEDEFTHDDQIGIGGASLSADLLINLGISGAVQYTVGIKNAKKIVSVNIDKDAPIFDESDFAYVGDVTDFLTALTAQVR, from the coding sequence ATGGATAATAACGAAATTTGGGTATATGTTGAAACCGTCGGCTCCAGAATCGAACCAACCAGCCTGCAATTGATCACCAAGGCCAAAGCCATTGCTGACGGCAGAAAAGTGGTTGCCGTGCTTCCTGAAGCCTCGACAATCAAGGCTGAAAATAGCCTACAAGCTTATGGACCCGACCGAGTTGAAACTTTGGTCGATGATCACTTTACTAACGCAACCGATGAAGAAATCGCTGATGCTCTATTCCAAGTACTTGATCAAAATCGCCCCAACAGCCTCTTGTTTCCGGCAACCATTTTAGGCCGATCAATTGCGCCGCGGCTGCAGGCCAAACTCCAGACTGGCTTAACCGGTGACTGTTTGGATATTTTTTACGAAAATGACCTACTGGTTCAGGTCAAACCGACCTATGGCGACAACGTGATGTGTGACATTGTCTGCCCGGAAAAGCGGCCTCAAATGGTAACGGTTCGGCCAAATACTTTCCGTGCTGAAAGAGTGACTGATTCCCAGACCAAGGTGGTTAAGGCCAGCTTTACCTTCCACAAAGAAGGAAACAGCCAAATCATCGCCACTGACCCGATCATCAACAGCTCCTCCAAACTCGACGATGCTAAAGTCGTGATCGCCCTTGGCCGAGGCGCTTACAGCGCAAAAAATATTCAACTGGCACAGGATTTAGCTGCCAAGCTTGGCGGAATGGTTGGCGTTTCTCGCCCTCTCACTGACGAAGACGAGTTCACCCATGATGATCAAATTGGGATTGGTGGCGCCAGCCTCTCAGCCGACCTGTTGATTAATTTGGGAATCTCAGGTGCTGTTCAATACACGGTTGGTATCAAAAATGCCAAGAAAATTGTCTCTGTCAACATTGACAAAGACGCCCCGATTTTCGATGAGTCAGACTTTGCCTATGTCGGTGATGTCACCGATTTTTTGACTGCTTTAACTGCTCAAGTCCGATAA
- a CDS encoding electron transfer flavoprotein subunit beta/FixA family protein, translating to MKIVVGIKQVPETDSVKIDPNTNNLVRSGIQGIINPFDKNAIEAALQLRDQAGGEVILLSMGPDSYTTSLRDGMAMGADRAVLVSSRAFGGADTLATGYTLAKAIEAIGDVDLILFGRQSVDADTGQVGPIVAEFLQFPQVTFAETLDLDSEKTLVAKRQLDSAVQDIKLTLPAVVTVRKELNTPRYETPVNIKESFEKPITTWTEADLNLDLAKIGQAGSPTKVTKVYAPTKDVKQTVTLSPDPAQAVSELLSQLD from the coding sequence ATGAAAATCGTTGTCGGGATTAAACAAGTTCCAGAAACCGATTCAGTTAAAATTGATCCAAACACAAATAACCTGGTTCGTTCAGGAATCCAGGGCATTATTAATCCATTTGATAAAAATGCAATTGAAGCTGCCCTTCAGCTTCGTGATCAAGCCGGTGGCGAAGTTATCCTTCTCAGTATGGGGCCGGATAGTTACACAACCTCACTTCGAGATGGAATGGCTATGGGCGCCGACCGGGCTGTTTTGGTGAGTTCCCGGGCATTCGGTGGGGCTGACACTTTGGCTACCGGCTACACGCTGGCCAAAGCAATCGAAGCAATTGGCGATGTCGACTTAATCCTATTCGGCAGACAGTCTGTCGACGCTGACACTGGTCAGGTTGGCCCGATTGTGGCGGAATTCTTGCAGTTCCCCCAAGTGACTTTTGCAGAAACCTTGGATTTGGACTCAGAGAAGACACTGGTGGCCAAACGCCAACTTGACTCCGCCGTCCAAGATATCAAGCTGACCCTGCCTGCTGTGGTGACTGTCCGCAAAGAACTCAATACGCCGCGTTATGAAACGCCAGTCAATATCAAAGAAAGTTTTGAAAAGCCAATTACCACTTGGACTGAAGCCGATTTGAACCTTGACCTGGCAAAAATTGGCCAGGCTGGATCACCAACGAAAGTGACCAAAGTTTATGCACCAACCAAGGATGTTAAACAAACAGTCACATTGTCACCAGACCCCGCTCAAGCAGTTTCTGAACTCTTGAGTCAATTGGACTGA
- a CDS encoding acyl-CoA dehydrogenase family protein: MSITNDQTKMLIQMIKEFTANELAPLDMEIDRAGNYPDGLFQKVVNTGLLGITLPREYGGAAFDYQAAAESLEKMATGNASMAVTLEGHFKTIEQFIKYGNKSLNDEYLPSAAKRIFAFSMTEPSGGSNPKGIATRAIKQGDNWVITGDKIMITNGGLAEVYCVLAKTEDDQMAVFVVDKDMPGFKFGKREDFIGLKGVPVGEVVLNHVVVPDSHLLGRIGQGLEIGDNAHADARVLMGAVLAGIMEHELQTAVNYSKERKAMDTPLYQLQVTQEKIADIAIAKENTTALYQKGADNKVANKPYAEVAAMAKSYGSRSAVASGDKALQILGGYGYSHEYPVEHLIRDARAMELAEGTIEKMNLEITNAEIAK; encoded by the coding sequence ATGTCGATAACAAATGATCAAACTAAAATGCTGATTCAAATGATTAAGGAGTTTACGGCCAACGAATTGGCACCGCTCGATATGGAGATTGATCGTGCCGGTAACTATCCGGACGGCTTATTTCAAAAGGTCGTTAACACGGGCTTGCTTGGCATCACCCTGCCAAGAGAATATGGCGGTGCAGCCTTTGATTACCAAGCAGCTGCCGAATCCCTTGAGAAAATGGCCACAGGTAACGCCAGCATGGCCGTAACTCTTGAAGGCCATTTCAAAACGATCGAACAGTTTATCAAATATGGGAATAAATCATTGAATGACGAATACCTTCCAAGTGCAGCCAAACGAATTTTTGCCTTCTCGATGACCGAACCATCCGGCGGCTCGAATCCTAAGGGCATCGCCACTCGGGCAATCAAACAGGGTGACAACTGGGTGATCACCGGTGACAAAATCATGATTACCAATGGTGGCCTAGCAGAAGTCTACTGCGTCCTCGCTAAGACTGAGGATGACCAAATGGCCGTCTTCGTCGTTGACAAGGACATGCCGGGATTCAAATTCGGCAAGCGGGAAGATTTTATTGGCCTCAAGGGCGTGCCTGTCGGCGAAGTTGTCCTTAACCACGTGGTTGTTCCTGATAGTCATTTATTGGGAAGAATCGGACAAGGATTGGAAATTGGCGACAATGCCCACGCTGACGCACGAGTTTTGATGGGCGCCGTTCTAGCCGGAATTATGGAACACGAGCTACAAACCGCCGTGAACTACTCCAAAGAGCGAAAGGCTATGGACACACCGCTCTACCAACTCCAAGTCACTCAGGAAAAGATCGCTGATATCGCAATTGCCAAAGAAAACACCACCGCGCTGTATCAGAAAGGTGCCGATAACAAGGTCGCCAACAAGCCATATGCGGAAGTTGCCGCCATGGCAAAATCGTACGGCAGCCGATCAGCTGTTGCATCCGGTGATAAAGCCCTGCAGATTCTTGGCGGGTATGGATACAGCCATGAATATCCAGTCGAACACCTCATCAGAGATGCCCGAGCAATGGAATTGGCTGAAGGTACCATTGAAAAGATGAATTTAGAAATTACCAACGCAGAGATTGCCAAGTAA
- a CDS encoding helix-turn-helix domain-containing protein: MNIQRFIDRRKELGYSQSELAKGICTQATISKFENNGKMISTKILTQLCQRLGLSLNDIFPSEADSDSAVRAELRRAEFDLITTEYDDALGILRSLEIDQIDDKQIQMEYLFIRGYALALSKRDVDEAIFCFDQILNGYDEAHTTVYSPLAYVGMGISYQQAGNFDKAEFYFSKMPERLKTNANKDVDSVWKSLTMLFYTGNFYAARNEIEISNMLLQSLINLSSDRHVTFYVARAQYQLADNEYSVNGKTQRFSELISDAFAFARFNRNRNLIKQIDLYAKKRV, encoded by the coding sequence GTGAACATCCAAAGATTTATTGATCGCAGAAAAGAACTCGGTTATTCCCAAAGCGAGTTGGCTAAGGGGATTTGTACCCAGGCCACGATCAGCAAATTTGAGAACAACGGCAAAATGATCTCCACTAAGATCCTGACGCAGTTATGCCAGCGGTTGGGACTTTCCTTGAACGATATTTTCCCCAGCGAGGCCGACAGTGATTCAGCGGTTCGAGCGGAATTGCGGCGGGCCGAATTTGATTTAATTACCACTGAATATGATGATGCGTTGGGAATTTTACGATCGCTTGAAATTGATCAAATTGATGATAAACAAATCCAAATGGAATATTTATTTATCCGCGGATATGCACTGGCTTTAAGCAAACGAGATGTTGATGAGGCGATTTTTTGCTTCGACCAGATTTTGAATGGCTATGACGAGGCCCACACGACGGTTTATTCACCGCTGGCATACGTGGGGATGGGGATTTCCTACCAACAGGCTGGCAATTTTGACAAAGCTGAGTTTTATTTTTCCAAGATGCCGGAACGGTTGAAGACCAATGCAAATAAAGACGTTGATTCGGTGTGGAAATCATTGACGATGCTGTTTTACACCGGCAATTTTTATGCGGCCAGAAATGAAATCGAGATCAGTAATATGCTGCTACAGTCTTTGATTAATCTCAGTTCGGATCGGCACGTAACTTTTTATGTGGCTCGGGCTCAGTATCAATTGGCGGATAACGAATATTCGGTCAATGGCAAAACCCAGCGCTTCTCCGAACTTATTAGTGACGCCTTTGCGTTCGCCCGATTTAATCGGAATCGGAATTTAATTAAGCAGATTGATTTGTATGCTAAAAAAAGAGTGTAG
- a CDS encoding tyrosine-protein phosphatase has translation MKSLSQIMSRTLLVTVILTANFAICSANNTPSLGSTIHLTTTPNAHDLGGIRTKNGQHIRQNRLIRSAALTRLNHHDKWLLYKQHVKVILDFRSSGEIKRTPDAKISGVRHLHLSVMSSPNFGVHTTSQYAGQLAAKQPNFMEQFYQKMVLESHCVKAYRTMFHYLLKQRSDAILYHCTYGKYRTGVATMLILSSLGVPKTTIMKNYLASNHYLKKTTAKEYRQMARYTHNPTVLRNLKRSKTARSAYLNAAYSAIYHCDGTMKHYLHQQMRLSNHDIRQLRNQYLTK, from the coding sequence ATGAAGTCATTGAGTCAAATCATGAGTCGGACATTACTAGTGACAGTGATACTCACTGCTAATTTTGCGATTTGTTCTGCCAACAACACTCCTTCATTAGGCTCCACCATTCATCTCACGACCACGCCCAATGCCCACGATCTCGGTGGGATTCGGACGAAAAATGGTCAGCACATTCGCCAAAATCGACTCATCCGATCGGCTGCGCTAACCCGATTAAATCATCACGATAAATGGCTACTTTATAAGCAGCACGTTAAGGTCATCTTGGATTTCCGCTCAAGTGGTGAAATCAAACGAACACCAGATGCCAAAATTTCTGGGGTTCGTCATCTCCACCTATCCGTCATGAGCAGCCCAAATTTCGGCGTCCACACGACTTCTCAGTATGCCGGTCAGTTAGCTGCCAAACAGCCAAATTTTATGGAACAATTTTATCAGAAAATGGTTCTTGAGTCCCACTGTGTTAAGGCTTATCGCACGATGTTTCATTATCTGCTCAAGCAAAGATCCGATGCGATTCTCTATCACTGCACATATGGCAAATATCGCACCGGTGTAGCGACCATGCTGATTCTTTCAAGTCTTGGCGTTCCCAAAACGACCATTATGAAAAACTATTTGGCATCGAACCATTATCTGAAGAAAACGACGGCCAAAGAATATCGACAGATGGCCCGTTATACGCATAACCCAACCGTGCTCAGGAACCTGAAACGTTCAAAAACCGCTCGATCAGCCTATTTGAATGCCGCCTATTCAGCGATTTACCACTGTGATGGCACAATGAAGCATTATTTACATCAGCAAATGCGGTTGTCGAATCATGATATTCGGCAATTGCGAAACCAATATTTGACGAAATGA
- a CDS encoding NAD(P)H-dependent oxidoreductase, producing MKYVIIFDHPYTLSAANNEPHHRSYSAAVAKQTINYLTAQGHEVDVIDLNQDHFDPVMHAKDLSAWRTRTPINDQVDRYFERLKTADEIIFIFPIWWELMPAMTKGFIDKVFSKNRAVSMHPRVVLEKNPIIRIFTIAGTPTFLYKLKYGNPIMKALATGTFKKIGLKKIKWHNFNAEDESPQKRQADLAHIQKFLS from the coding sequence ATGAAATATGTCATTATATTTGACCACCCTTACACCCTGTCGGCTGCAAATAACGAGCCCCACCATCGCAGCTATAGTGCAGCGGTTGCCAAACAAACGATCAATTATTTAACTGCCCAAGGCCACGAGGTTGATGTCATCGACTTGAATCAAGATCACTTCGACCCGGTGATGCACGCAAAAGACCTGAGTGCCTGGCGAACACGGACACCGATTAACGACCAAGTTGACCGTTATTTCGAACGCCTAAAAACCGCCGATGAAATTATTTTTATTTTCCCAATTTGGTGGGAGCTGATGCCGGCGATGACCAAGGGTTTCATTGATAAAGTTTTTAGCAAGAACCGGGCGGTATCCATGCATCCCAGAGTGGTCCTGGAAAAGAATCCAATCATCCGGATCTTCACAATTGCCGGCACACCAACGTTTCTCTATAAACTCAAATATGGTAATCCCATTATGAAGGCCTTGGCCACGGGCACATTCAAAAAGATCGGTCTCAAGAAAATCAAGTGGCACAACTTCAACGCTGAAGATGAATCACCACAAAAGCGCCAGGCGGATTTGGCCCACATCCAAAAATTTCTGTCATGA
- a CDS encoding MarR family winged helix-turn-helix transcriptional regulator, producing the protein MKKKNAIEQIKNQLEIFRSHDVDREILTAIRQNDRLNAALANGITINDLHIIRAAAAKDGVKISAIVDQVPMTQGAVSKAVNKLAERGLLQKSHHPDNRKDTFVELTAPGETINQIHSDYHGQEEAKLAELADSYSKNELEMIAEFVTSLNQIRQNNSELK; encoded by the coding sequence ATGAAAAAGAAAAATGCAATTGAACAAATCAAGAACCAACTAGAAATATTTAGAAGTCATGATGTTGATCGTGAGATCCTGACGGCCATCAGGCAAAACGATCGGTTAAACGCTGCTCTGGCCAATGGCATTACCATTAACGATCTGCATATTATTCGCGCTGCTGCTGCCAAGGATGGTGTGAAGATTTCCGCGATTGTCGACCAGGTACCCATGACGCAAGGCGCCGTTTCCAAAGCCGTCAACAAGCTAGCTGAAAGGGGCCTGCTTCAAAAATCGCACCACCCTGATAACCGCAAGGACACGTTTGTAGAACTCACGGCGCCTGGGGAAACTATTAATCAAATTCATAGCGACTACCATGGTCAAGAAGAGGCCAAACTGGCTGAGTTAGCCGACAGTTATTCAAAAAATGAACTGGAGATGATTGCAGAATTTGTCACCAGCCTCAATCAAATCCGGCAAAATAATTCTGAATTGAAGTAA
- a CDS encoding Nramp family divalent metal transporter, producing MSKEKKSQKEHLIHYANGPSLEEINGTVVVPKGKGFWRTLFGYSGPGALVAVGYMDPGNWSTSITGGQNFEYLLMSVILMSSLIAMLLQYMAAKLGIVTQMDLAQAIRARTSKSLGYVLWILTELAIMATDIAEVIGAAIALYLLFHIPLVISVFITVFDVLLLLLLTKIGFRKIEAIVVCLICVIFVVFAYEVILSDPDWLGVFKGLVPNGETFSSSPQIGGQTPLTGALGIIGATVMPHNLYLHSAVSQTRKVDHSDEEDVARTVRFSTWDSNIQLSMAFLVNSLLLIMGVAVFKSGAVKDPSFFGLFQALSDPSTLSNGVLITVAKSGILSILFAVALLASGQNSTITGTLTGQVIMEGFIHMKMPLWMRRLVTRLISVVPVLICVGMTSRETPIQQHEALNTLMNNSQVFLAFALPFSMLPLLMFTNNSLEMHDRFKNSWIVKILGWFSVIALTTLNMKGLPGQFEAFLGDHPTQSQISMADNASYVVIVLVVALLVWMIWDIHKSNKRFEAAAAEAESKAAEAEK from the coding sequence ATGTCAAAAGAAAAAAAGTCCCAAAAGGAACATTTGATTCATTACGCCAATGGGCCTTCACTGGAAGAAATTAACGGAACCGTGGTTGTGCCCAAAGGCAAGGGATTCTGGCGTACGCTATTTGGTTATTCCGGTCCCGGCGCGTTAGTTGCAGTCGGTTACATGGATCCTGGTAACTGGTCGACTTCAATCACCGGTGGTCAGAATTTTGAATACCTGTTAATGTCCGTCATCTTAATGTCGAGTTTAATTGCCATGTTGCTTCAGTATATGGCGGCTAAACTGGGCATTGTGACTCAGATGGACTTGGCCCAGGCGATTAGAGCCCGGACAAGCAAATCGCTGGGGTATGTTTTGTGGATTCTAACCGAACTGGCAATTATGGCGACTGATATTGCCGAAGTCATCGGTGCCGCGATTGCGTTGTATCTGTTATTCCACATTCCGTTGGTCATTTCAGTATTTATTACCGTATTTGATGTTCTGCTATTATTATTGTTGACCAAAATTGGCTTCCGTAAAATTGAGGCCATTGTTGTTTGTTTAATTTGTGTGATCTTTGTGGTGTTTGCCTATGAAGTGATCCTGTCTGATCCTGATTGGCTCGGGGTCTTTAAGGGCTTGGTTCCAAATGGCGAGACCTTCTCTTCGTCTCCTCAAATTGGCGGTCAAACGCCACTGACTGGTGCACTTGGGATCATTGGAGCGACAGTTATGCCCCATAATCTGTATCTCCACTCAGCTGTTTCACAGACTCGTAAGGTGGATCACAGTGATGAAGAAGATGTTGCCCGAACCGTTCGTTTCTCAACTTGGGATTCTAACATTCAATTATCAATGGCATTCTTGGTGAACTCACTGCTATTGATTATGGGAGTTGCCGTCTTCAAGAGTGGGGCAGTTAAAGATCCGTCATTCTTCGGACTGTTCCAGGCACTTTCGGATCCTTCGACCTTAAGTAATGGTGTTCTGATTACGGTTGCCAAGTCAGGGATTTTATCGATTTTGTTTGCGGTCGCTTTACTAGCGTCAGGTCAGAATTCCACTATCACTGGTACCTTAACCGGACAAGTTATCATGGAAGGGTTCATCCACATGAAAATGCCGCTTTGGATGCGCCGGTTGGTGACTCGTTTGATTTCGGTGGTTCCAGTTTTGATTTGTGTGGGTATGACGAGTCGTGAAACCCCGATTCAGCAGCACGAAGCGTTGAACACCCTGATGAATAATTCTCAGGTCTTCTTGGCGTTTGCCCTGCCATTCTCGATGCTGCCGTTATTGATGTTTACCAATAACTCGTTAGAAATGCATGACCGTTTCAAAAACTCGTGGATTGTTAAGATTCTTGGCTGGTTCTCTGTTATCGCCCTGACGACTTTGAATATGAAAGGTCTTCCTGGCCAATTCGAAGCATTTCTAGGTGATCATCCAACCCAGAGCCAAATTTCAATGGCTGATAATGCCTCGTACGTCGTTATTGTCTTGGTCGTTGCTTTATTGGTATGGATGATTTGGGATATCCACAAGAGCAACAAGCGTTTTGAAGCAGCAGCTGCCGAAGCTGAAAGCAAAGCAGCCGAGGCGGAGAAATAA